From Amphiura filiformis chromosome 20, Afil_fr2py, whole genome shotgun sequence, a single genomic window includes:
- the LOC140142872 gene encoding kelch-like protein 31, which produces MNTNNMEIVNVCFKLAHVQEVCEGLHRLQQTSTFCDITIKVGDTSFEAHKAVLASNSDFFHTMFTSGFQESHASEATITGKPEAFQILLDFSYSGKLDVPCDEATAVIDVLKMAHYLQYNRVVVRCESVLMQNFHQCTIKDVLQMISDSDVFGLGKLKTRCKQYLAQNFDGSEEFLQGMTNELIVETLNHKEFNVIDEKKVFDIIVAWLRHDWEARKEFAPCLLETVRLGAVPVGHLTTTFLQMPELNSIPECQEMVVRVMQLLDSKQPNDPPLSISHPALFETRSMITAIVSVEEDGRLTFFDEGNWKNMTKLPALPIKDFSKSADNCVVANNAQLYVARGTRQGTRRLRHPQFLSLDVVNKKWTPLAAMTQRRKGVVWYLLVIITYMPLVGCVENLALKRVRSTSLMKTDGVKLHPCLVEYVQSLLLFTKIRFLCMVIKKLILTLMFIASS; this is translated from the exons ATGAATACCAACAACATGGAGATTGTAAATGTCTGTTTTAAACTCGCTCATGTCCAGGAAGTATGCGAGGGTCTGCATAGACTTCAACAAACCAGCACCTTCTGTGACATCACCATAAAAGTTGGTGACACATCATTTGAAGCTCATAAAGCAGTCCTTGCTTCAAACAGTGACTTCTTCCACACCATGTTTACATCAGGATTTCAAGAAAGTCATGCATCTGAAGCTACCATCACAGGCAAACCAGAGGCCTTTCAGATTCTGCTTGATTTCTCTTACTCGGGCAAACTTGATGTTCCTTGCGATGAAGCCACTGCTGTTATAGACGTCTTAAAAATGGCTCACTATCTGCAGTACAACAGAGTTGTCGTCAGATGTGAATCTGTGCTAATGCAAAATTTCCATCAATGTACCATCAAGGATGTTCTACAGATGATTTCTGACAGCGATGTGTTTGGGCTTGGCAAGTTGAAGACCAGATGTAAGCAATACCTAGCTCAGAATTTTGATGGCTCAGAAGAGTTTCTTCAAGGCATGACCAATGAATTAATTGTGGAGACATTGAACCACAAGGAGTTCAATGTGATCGATGAGAAAAag GTGTTTGACATCATAGTTGCATGGCTTAGGCATGACTGGGAAGCTCGCAAAGAGTTTGCACCATGTCTTCTTGAAACAGTGCGTCTTGGAGCAGTTCCAGTAGGCCACCTGACTACAACCTTCCTACAGATGCCGGAGCTAAATTCCATCCCAGAATGTCAAGAGATGGTTGTCAGAGTGATGCAACTACTAGATTCCAAGCAGCCAAATGACCCTCCACTGAGCATATCACATCCTGCCTTATTTGAAACCAGATCAATGATTACT GCAATTGTTAGTGTAGAAGAAGATGGTAGATTGACTTTCTTTGATGAAGGAAATTGGAAAAACATGACCAAACTTCCAGCACTGCCAATAAAGGACTTCTCTAAAAGCGCTGATAATTGTGTGGTTGCTAATAACGCTCAACTGTACGTAGCACGTGGTACACGGCAAGGCACAAGGCGTTTGCGGCACCCTCAGTTTCTTTCATTGGATGTGGTAAACAAGAAGTGGACACCCCTGGCCGCCATGACACAGAGACGGAAAGGTGTTGTTTGGTACCTCTTGGTAATAATCACATATATGCCATTGGTGGGGTGTGTGGAGAATTTGGCATTAAAGCGTGTGAGGTCTACATCATTGATGAAAACAGATGGCGTGAAATTGCACCCATGCCTCGTCGAGTATGTTCAAAGTCTGCTGTTGTTTACGAAGATAAGATTCTTGTGTATGGTGATCAAGAAGCTCATTCTTACGTTGATGTTCATCGCTTCAAGCTGA